One Halofilum ochraceum genomic window carries:
- a CDS encoding SET domain-containing protein encodes MQLSVWPPTGALYHANRRTNRMAHVRRSPIHGKGLFATLEIPRGEYIGTYLGPEAKKNGSHVLWVDAGDEWIGRRGLNRLRYLNHSASPNAEFDGFDLYALRRIRANEEITIDYHWD; translated from the coding sequence TTGCAATTGAGTGTCTGGCCACCGACCGGCGCGCTGTATCACGCCAACCGGCGCACGAATCGCATGGCCCATGTGCGGCGTTCGCCGATCCATGGGAAGGGACTGTTCGCGACCCTGGAGATCCCGCGCGGCGAGTACATCGGGACCTATCTGGGGCCGGAAGCAAAAAAAAACGGTTCCCATGTCCTCTGGGTGGACGCGGGCGACGAATGGATAGGCAGGCGCGGGCTGAACCGGCTGCGCTACCTGAACCACAGCGCGTCGCCGAACGCCGAATTCGACGGCTTCGATCTGTACGCGCTGCGGCGGATTCGAGCGAATGAAGAGATCACGATCGACTACCACTGGGACTGA